The Lepisosteus oculatus isolate fLepOcu1 chromosome 4, fLepOcu1.hap2, whole genome shotgun sequence genome window below encodes:
- the LOC102687552 gene encoding ankyrin repeat domain-containing protein 2 → MDHDVQRATNLVEKKVEQEEKNEKVRGQLWKQGLMKMDTQELKNEKMNVSKPNEITKIQAQERVRKTSSDLRREIIDLGGAGNLTELRKKRKSRKKRVTPPVERESAEQEIMGPVEVSVFLQAAVQGKIKVVENFLENGGNPDSCDEFRRTALHRASLEGHYDIVQKLLDQGADVNFRDRLDCSALHWACRGGRLEVVKILQSRGADLNVKDKLMSTPLHVATRTGHYHVVEHLISSGIKINSKDREGDTALHDAVRLNRYRIVKMLTLHGADMKARNIEGKTPTDLVLQWQFDTKDALERLEPRTYCTQEDKA, encoded by the exons ATGGACCATGATGTTCAGCGGGCAACCAATTTGGTTGAAAAGAAGGTGGAGCAAGAGGAGAAAAACGAG aaagtcAGGGGGCAATTATGGAAGCAGGGGCTCATGAAAATGGATACACAGGAACTGAAGAATGAGAAGATGAACGTGTCAAAACCTAACGAGATCACAAAAATCCAG GCTCAGGAGCGTGTGAGGAAGACCTCGTCAGACCTGCGCAGAGAAATCATCGATCTTGGCGGGGCTGGGAACCTCACTGAGCTCCGCAAGAAAAGGAAGAGCAGAAAGAAGAGGGTGACGCCCCCTGTTGAGCGGGAGTCTGCAGAGCAGGAAATT ATGGGGCCTGTGGAGGTGTCTGTATTCCTGCAAGCTGCTGTACAGGGGAAGATCAAAGTTGTGGAGAATTTCTTAGAAAATGGAGGAAATCCAGACTCCTGTGATGAG TTCAGGAGAACAGCACTGCACAGAGCATCTCTGGAGGGTCATTATGACATTGTCCAGAAGCTCCTGGACCAGGGAGCCGATGTCAACTTCAGAGACCGG CTGGACTGCAGTGCTTTGCACTGGGCTTGTCGTGGTGGCAGGCTGGAGGTTGTCAAGATTCTTCAGAGCAGGGGAGCAGACCTCAATGTGAAAGACAAG CTTATGAGTACACCATTGCATGTGGCTACCAGGACTGGCCACTATCATGTTGTGGAGCATCTCATTTCCAGTGGCATCAAAATCAACTCCAAGGACAGG GAAGGAGATACTGCTCTGCACGATGCAGTCCGCCTTAACCGCTACAGGATTGTCAAAATGCTCACCCTGCATGGAGCAGACATGAAAGCCAGAAATATT GAAGGGAAGACTCCCACCGACCTGGTGCTGCAGTGGCAGTTTGACACCAAGGACGCCCTGGAGAGGCTGGAGCCCAGAACCTACTGCACACAGGAGGACAAAGCATAG